The Fuscovulum sp. sequence TATACGTCAGAAGTCATCGCCGAAACCTCGCAGGGGCGCATCGGCCTTTGGGACACGAACCGCTTCACCCGCATCGGAGAATGGACTTCGGGCGGGATTGGCCCGCATGACATGAAACGTCTTCCCGACGGCCGCCTCGTCATCGCCAATGGCGGCATCGTCACCGATCCGCGCGACCGGACCAAGCTGAACATCCCCGACATGCGCCCGAACCTGACCCTGCTCGACACCCATGGCAAACCGCTGGACGTGGCCGAACTGGACCCCACGCTGAACTGCAACTCCATCCGCCACCTTGCCCTGACGCAAACGGGCAGCATCGCCTTCGCCATGCAATGGGAAGGCGACACGACAGAGGCTGTCCCCCTCCTCGGCCTCTGGACCCCCGGCGCAACCCCCACCCTTTGCGCCGTACCGGAACCCGAATCCCTGCGGATGCAGGGCTATGCCGGATCCATCGCCGTGGCGGAGAGCGGCCACATCGCCATCACCTCACCGCGCGGCGGGTTGGTGCAGGTTTTCGCCGCCGATGGCCGCTTCCTCGCCAGCCAAACGCGCCAGGATGTCTGCGGCATTGCCGCCCTGCCCGGCGGCGGCTTTCTGGCCAGCGACGGGATGGGCGCGCTCCTGCGCCTGACGGTCAAGGGCGACACCATCCAGACCACCGCCCTGCACAGCCATCCCCTTGCCTGGGACAACCACCTCGTCACCCTGACCTGATCCGCTTCGGTCAGGCCGCGCTGCCCCCGCCGCATCGCCAAACCGGAAAGCGCGGTCTGCTGCATCACCCCCGGGAGGGCTGTCTGCCCTCCCGGACCCACCCGAGGGTATTTGGGCCAAGATGAAGCCGCATCGAACAGAAAGCGCCCCTGCCCTTGCGCGCCCCGCGCTTTCGGTTTCTTCTTTGGCGATCCCAAGACAAAGGCTTTCCCGATGTTCGACGCCCTCCTGATCGACAAAACCGACGCCGGCCAGACCGCCCGCATCGCCACCCTGTCGCCCGACCAATTGCCGCCCGGCGATGTGACCGTGGCCGTTGAATGGTCCACGCTGAACTACAAGGATGCGCTGGCCATCACCGGCGCCTCGCCCGTGGTGCGCAGCTTTCCCATGGTGCCGGGGATCGACCTTGCGGGAACGGTATCTGCCAGCGATCACCCCGATTTCCGGACAGGCGACAAAGTCGTGCTGAACGGCTGGGGCGTGGGTGAAAAACACTGGGGCGGGCTGGCCGGTCAGGCCCGGCTGAGCGGCGACTGGCTGATCCCCCTGCCTGCGGGCATTTCCCCCCGCGCCGCCATGGCCATCGGCACCGCAGGCTATACCGCCATGCTTTGCGTCATGGCGCTGGACCGTCACGGCATCACGCCCGCATCGGGTGAGATTGTCGTCACCGGCGCCGCCGGCGGCGTGGGCAGCATCGCCACCGCCCTGCTGGCCAAGCGCGGCTACACTGTCGCCGCCGTCACCGGCCGCGCGGCCGAGGCCGACTATCTGCGCTCCCTCGGTGCCGCCAGCATCGTCGATCGGGCCGAATTGTCCGCCCCCGGCAAACCCCTTGCCCGCGAACGCTGGGCGGGTGCTGTGGATGTGGCAGGCGGCGTGGTTCTGGCCAATGTCCTTGCCGCCATGCGCTATCGCGGCGTGGTCGCCGCCTGCGGCCTTGCCGCCGGGATGGACTTGCCCACCACCGTGGCCCCCTTCATCCTGCGCGGCGTCACCCTTGCGGGCATCGACAGCGTGATGTGCCCCAAACCCGACCGCATCAAGGCCTGGGCGCATCTGGCGCAAGAGCTTGACCTGACGCTTCTGGAAAGCATGACCACCGAGATCGCCCTCGCCGATGTGATCGACACCGCCCCCCGCTTTCTGCAAGGGCAGGTGCGCGGGCGGATCGTCGTTCCCGTGGGCCCCGCAAAAGCCTGACCGCGCTCAGGCGTTCAGATCCTGCAGCAGACGGCCATGTTTGCGCACCTCGGTCAGCACCTCGTCAAAGGTGCCGATCTTGCGCCCGCGCAGCATGGTCAGCATCTTGAGGAATGCATCCGCCGTCGCCACCGCATCGCCCAGCGCGGTGTGGCGCGCCTCCTCGGATATGGTGATGCCCAGCCGATGCGTCAGCGCATCAAGTGAATGTTCCTCATGCTGGCTGAACACCACCGCTGACAGCAGAACCGTATCCAGAATGGGCATGTCGAACCGCTTGCCGATGGCAGGCTCGGCCCGGCGTAAAAATGCCATGTCGAAAGGCGCATTATGCGCCACCAGCACTGCCCCTTCGGCAAAACGGTGGAACCGTGCCAAGGCCTCGGTCACCTTCGGCGCGTCGGCCACCATGGCATCGGATATGCCATGCACGGCAGTTGATGCCGCCGGGATCGTTCGCCCCGGATGAACCAGCGTGTTGAACACCTCGCCCTCCACCCGCCGCCCGTTCACGATCCGCACAGCGGCGATCTGCACCACCTCATCGCCCTGCTGCGGCATCAGCCCGGTGGTTTCCGTGTCGAACACCACATAGGTCAGTTGATCCAACCGGCTGTTCAGCACAGCCCCGCGCCGTTCCTGCCCCAGCAGATCGAAATCATAGGTCACCCGCCGCGCCACCGGCTCGGGCCGCTTCACCGACCGCCGCGCCTGCAGGATCGGCAGGCACAGCGCCTCTAGCCCGCCTTCCATCACTTCGGGCCAGATATCCGTGGCATGTTCCGCCAAAAAGCTGCGCCCCGTCGCCTCGGGCAAACTTGCGTCCAGCGGCAGGTCCAGAACCCGCTCCAGCGCGGCCATGGTCAGCGGTGCGCCTTTCCAGACGATGCGCAGCGATGCCCCGCCAAATTCCTCATCCAGCCGCAGCGTCAGCCGCGTCACCCCCGCCATCCGCGCAATCTCGTGGCACAACACCCCGGTGAACCCCACCAACTCATAGGCATTGCAGCCGATCATCAGCGCCGATGGCGCAATCTCGACCGTCAGCCCTGCGCCCTCGACCCGCGCCTTGATGCTGTCCAGCACATCCTCGCCCCGCAGCATCGTATAGGGCAGCGTTTCAGGCCGCCGCTCCTGATTGGCGCGCGCAATCTCCTGCACCATGGCCACGAGGGCCACCACTTCCGCATCCAGCGCCGCCACCAGCGCTGCATCGCCCCCCTCGCTCGCCGCTTCGCGGATCGTGGCGATCCCCGCCACCGACCGGCTGATCCGCTCCAACGCCTCGGCGATGAACGCCTCACGCCGCGCCGACACGGCGAAATCCTGCGTCACATCGCGCAGGGTCAGCACATAGCCCGGCGCATCGCCCTCGCCTGCCAACAGACGCATCCGCCCTGCCAGCAGCGCCCGCCCCTGCACCGGCGTGCAGATCAGGTCTGATGCCGCATCCGCCGCGCCCGTCTCCACCAGCCGCTGATAGGCATCCTGCAACGGCCCCTCGCGCAGATAGCCGAACACGCTGCGCGCCAGCCCTGGCTGATGGGCAAGGTCCAACCCGCCTGCCCCCCCGCCTGCCCCCAAGAACTCGGCCGCCTGACTGTTATAGAAGACAAGCTGATGATCGCCCGCGCAGATCATCACCCCCACCGGCACATCCGACAGCAGCCGCTCCAGCCGCGCCTTTTCCGCCGTCAGCCGCGCCGTCTCGCGCCCGATCGCCTCGGCCAGCGCGCTGCGCGTCTCGGCCAGCCGGTCCGATGCCG is a genomic window containing:
- a CDS encoding DUF1513 domain-containing protein; the encoded protein is MTSRRSVLAGLAALCLPAPSWADVGNPRFLAAAKQGDGYFLHGLTAKGESLFSLPLPARGHAATAHPHRPLAVAFARRPGVFALVIDCRDGRLLHRLTPPDGRQFNGHGTFSADGTILYTSEVIAETSQGRIGLWDTNRFTRIGEWTSGGIGPHDMKRLPDGRLVIANGGIVTDPRDRTKLNIPDMRPNLTLLDTHGKPLDVAELDPTLNCNSIRHLALTQTGSIAFAMQWEGDTTEAVPLLGLWTPGATPTLCAVPEPESLRMQGYAGSIAVAESGHIAITSPRGGLVQVFAADGRFLASQTRQDVCGIAALPGGGFLASDGMGALLRLTVKGDTIQTTALHSHPLAWDNHLVTLT
- a CDS encoding MDR family oxidoreductase is translated as MFDALLIDKTDAGQTARIATLSPDQLPPGDVTVAVEWSTLNYKDALAITGASPVVRSFPMVPGIDLAGTVSASDHPDFRTGDKVVLNGWGVGEKHWGGLAGQARLSGDWLIPLPAGISPRAAMAIGTAGYTAMLCVMALDRHGITPASGEIVVTGAAGGVGSIATALLAKRGYTVAAVTGRAAEADYLRSLGAASIVDRAELSAPGKPLARERWAGAVDVAGGVVLANVLAAMRYRGVVAACGLAAGMDLPTTVAPFILRGVTLAGIDSVMCPKPDRIKAWAHLAQELDLTLLESMTTEIALADVIDTAPRFLQGQVRGRIVVPVGPAKA
- a CDS encoding 3'-5' exonuclease, which encodes MIARASLRLRILLFFALLAVGSLLAIGAGVWLALTRFPELAEQSNGLVQIATVAGFGSLGLIAWVWFLFDKNVARPIDLLAGALRARAHSDVDRPLEMEVARYLGDLAPAAGAASDRLAETRSALAEAIGRETARLTAEKARLERLLSDVPVGVMICAGDHQLVFYNSQAAEFLGAGGGAGGLDLAHQPGLARSVFGYLREGPLQDAYQRLVETGAADAASDLICTPVQGRALLAGRMRLLAGEGDAPGYVLTLRDVTQDFAVSARREAFIAEALERISRSVAGIATIREAASEGGDAALVAALDAEVVALVAMVQEIARANQERRPETLPYTMLRGEDVLDSIKARVEGAGLTVEIAPSALMIGCNAYELVGFTGVLCHEIARMAGVTRLTLRLDEEFGGASLRIVWKGAPLTMAALERVLDLPLDASLPEATGRSFLAEHATDIWPEVMEGGLEALCLPILQARRSVKRPEPVARRVTYDFDLLGQERRGAVLNSRLDQLTYVVFDTETTGLMPQQGDEVVQIAAVRIVNGRRVEGEVFNTLVHPGRTIPAASTAVHGISDAMVADAPKVTEALARFHRFAEGAVLVAHNAPFDMAFLRRAEPAIGKRFDMPILDTVLLSAVVFSQHEEHSLDALTHRLGITISEEARHTALGDAVATADAFLKMLTMLRGRKIGTFDEVLTEVRKHGRLLQDLNA